From the genome of Nakamurella flavida:
ACGCCGGCCCCGATGGGGACATGGCCGGCGGGGAGAGCGCGGACGGTTCGTCGACGGCTCCCGCCGGCGGCCGCCGCTCCGCCGAGTCCGCCCATGACCTGTTGGTGGCCGAGGGCGACGCCGCCGGCGACTACTTGGAGCGTCTGCTCGACATCCTCGATTTCGACGGCGACATCGACCTGGACGTCGAGGGTGAGCGCGCCGTGGTGTCGATCCTGGGCGGCGGGGACGTCGACCGGTTGGTCGGCGAGCGCGGGGAGGTCCTGGACGCGCTGCAGGAGTTGACCCGGTTGGCCGCTCTGGCCGAGACCGGTCAGCGGTCCCGGCTGATGCTCGACATCGCCGGATACCGGGCCCGCCGGCGGTCGGAGCTTGCCGAGGTCGGCCGCAAGGCGGCCGAGGAGGTCATCGCCAGCGGTGAGGTCCAGAAGCTGTCGCCGATGAATCCGTTCGAACGCAAGATCGTGCACGACGCCGTCGGCTTGGTCGAGGGCGCGACGTCCTCCAGCGAGGGCGAGGAGCCGCGGCGTCGGGTCGTCGTCAGCCCGGCGTCCTGACCGAGCACGAGCCGGCGTCCGCCCCCGCGCCGGTCGGGGATGCGCCGGAGTCTGGGGACGCGCATCCGTCCGGCGCGCGGATCGAGGTCGAACCGTCGGCCGCGGCAGCCGTCTTCGGTGAGCGTCTCGAGCTGGCCCGCCGGTACGTGGAGCTGCTGGCCACGGAGGGCGTGATCCGCGGGTTGATCGGCCCGCGCGAGCCGGACCGGCTGTGGAGCCGCCACGTCCTGAACTCCGCCGTCCTGGCCGAGATGGTGCCCGACGGTGCCGTCGTGGTGGACATCGGCAGCGGCGCCGGATTGCCCGGCATCCCGCTCGTGCTCGCCCACCCGACCTGCCGGGTCGTCCTGGTCGAGCCGCTGGCCCGGCGCGTGCAGTTCCTCACCGAGGTCGTCGAGGAGCTGGGTCTGGACCGCTGCACGGTGATCCGCGGGCGGGCCGACGAGGTGATCGACGCGTGCGGTGGTGCCGACGTGGTGACCTCCCGCGCGGTCGCCCCGTTGGCGAAACTGGCGACCTGGTCGGCGCCGTTGCTGCGGCTCGGCGGAGAGCTGATGGCCCTGAAGGGATCGTCCGCCGCGGAGGAGATCGACCGTGACCGCAGTGCCGTCGGGCGCACCGGTATCGCCGATCTCCGAGTGCGCACGGTCGGCCTCGACATCGTCGATCCCCCCACCCTCGTGGTGCACGGCCGGATGGAGCGCGTGGCCCAGGGTCGGCGCGGCGCGGGGCGCGGGACCCGCCGCCCCTGACCGATTCCGCTGGCCCGCCGCCTGCCGCCCCGGGTGGCGTCGGGGCCGACCCGGATGCGGCTCGGCGCGCAACCGCACCGACGCGCTCCCACGAGGGGCCCGCGGGTCCGTTCAGGCTTCTGCGAGACCGTCCCCGGTGCATCTGATCTCGTGATCACTCACCGGAGAAGGACGGGTAGCAGGGCATTCTCGACCGTCCAGCGCGACAATGGACCGGGATTCCGCTCGACCGCCCGGGGGCCGTCCGCGGAGGGCCCGTGCCGGTGTCCGACTTCCGGGGTGCTTGCGCCCGGTGGTACTCGCGCCCAGGTCGGCGAAGGAACCGGTCTGCGGCCGAACCGGGGTCCCTCATGGGGGGCACGTCGGCGTCGTGGCCGCGTTCCCTGCGGGGACTCCCCTGTCCCGTGTTGACCGCACCGGGACGGTCGCCGTGTGGGCCAATGCGTCGTCCGAACGGGGAGCCGGTGAGGGCGAGAACCGTGGGGCCGGCCGTGGACACGGGGGCTCCGTGGGA
Proteins encoded in this window:
- the rsmG gene encoding 16S rRNA (guanine(527)-N(7))-methyltransferase RsmG; this translates as MEVEPSAAAAVFGERLELARRYVELLATEGVIRGLIGPREPDRLWSRHVLNSAVLAEMVPDGAVVVDIGSGAGLPGIPLVLAHPTCRVVLVEPLARRVQFLTEVVEELGLDRCTVIRGRADEVIDACGGADVVTSRAVAPLAKLATWSAPLLRLGGELMALKGSSAAEEIDRDRSAVGRTGIADLRVRTVGLDIVDPPTLVVHGRMERVAQGRRGAGRGTRRP
- a CDS encoding Jag family protein, which encodes MAGGESADGSSTAPAGGRRSAESAHDLLVAEGDAAGDYLERLLDILDFDGDIDLDVEGERAVVSILGGGDVDRLVGERGEVLDALQELTRLAALAETGQRSRLMLDIAGYRARRRSELAEVGRKAAEEVIASGEVQKLSPMNPFERKIVHDAVGLVEGATSSSEGEEPRRRVVVSPAS